A genomic window from Sulfurospirillum multivorans DSM 12446 includes:
- a CDS encoding Fur family transcriptional regulator, translated as MSAFENLEYSSLLANFKELLKNNSLKFTKQREVVLKTLYERNDHFTPEDLYIFLKSSYPELNIGIATVYRTLNLLEESHMVTSISFGVAGKKFELANKPHHDHMICKTCGLIIEFQNDKIEQLQLEIAKANHFHITSHLMQLRGLCEKCAKEKS; from the coding sequence ATGAGTGCATTTGAAAATCTTGAATACAGCTCCTTACTCGCAAACTTTAAAGAGCTTTTGAAAAACAATAGCTTAAAATTTACCAAACAACGCGAAGTTGTTTTAAAAACCTTATACGAGCGAAATGATCATTTTACCCCTGAGGATCTCTATATTTTTCTTAAAAGCTCCTACCCAGAGCTTAACATTGGTATTGCTACGGTGTATCGCACACTTAACCTTTTGGAAGAGTCTCATATGGTCACTTCCATCTCTTTTGGTGTGGCAGGTAAAAAATTTGAACTTGCCAACAAGCCACATCATGATCATATGATTTGTAAAACATGCGGGCTTATCATCGAATTTCAAAACGATAAAATCGAACAACTCCAACTAGAGATCGCGAAAGCGAATCACTTTCACATTACCAGCCATTTGATGCAACTGCGTGGTCTTTGCGAAAAATGTGCTAAAGAAAAAAGCTAA
- the lysS gene encoding lysine--tRNA ligase, which yields MLFQDQYQQQRIEKGKALQALGHNPYRHNIIKDTSTKEFLECYEYVAESELKRDENKNNTVVGRIKFLRHMGKAAFAKIEDEQGLLQIYFSRESIGDAWFDEAKKLVEVGDIISVTGFPFVTKTGELSLHVNTLEVATKSIIPLPEKFHGLQDKELRYRKRYLDMIMNADVRKTFKIRSKIVSEIRHFFEERDFLEVETPMMHPIAGGANAKPFITHHNALGVDRYLRIAPELYLKRLVVGGFEAVFEINRNFRNEGMDQTHNPEFTMIEFYWAYHNYHDLMRLTEEMFDVLLKKLKLPRKLPYGDFEIDFSKPFRKIGFRAALAEIGDIPDQILDDCTQIVTYITNKGFAVEKNLSLGKLYEELFDLFVEEKLIDPTFIIDYPIEISPLARRSEIDPNIAERFELFIAGREIANGFNELNDPLDQYERFAKQLQAKNAGDDEAHEMDEDYVYALGYGLPPTAGQGLGIDRLTMLLTNEMSIKDVILFPAMKPLGESDDLTQKDEELK from the coding sequence TTGTTATTTCAGGACCAATACCAACAACAACGTATCGAGAAGGGAAAAGCGCTCCAAGCACTTGGGCACAACCCTTACAGACACAATATTATCAAAGACACCAGCACCAAAGAGTTTCTAGAGTGCTATGAATATGTGGCTGAGAGTGAACTCAAGCGTGATGAGAACAAGAACAATACCGTTGTAGGACGTATTAAATTTTTACGCCATATGGGAAAAGCAGCATTTGCAAAAATCGAAGATGAACAGGGTCTGCTTCAAATCTATTTTAGCCGTGAGTCAATCGGTGATGCCTGGTTTGATGAAGCTAAAAAACTCGTTGAAGTGGGCGACATCATTAGTGTCACGGGTTTCCCATTTGTCACTAAAACGGGTGAGCTCTCTTTACATGTAAACACACTTGAAGTCGCTACCAAGTCCATTATTCCGCTTCCTGAGAAGTTCCATGGCCTGCAAGATAAAGAGCTCAGATACCGCAAACGCTATCTTGATATGATTATGAACGCGGATGTGCGCAAAACCTTTAAAATCAGAAGTAAAATTGTCAGTGAGATTCGCCATTTCTTTGAGGAGCGCGACTTTTTAGAGGTTGAAACTCCGATGATGCACCCCATTGCAGGTGGAGCCAATGCGAAGCCTTTTATCACCCATCACAATGCGCTTGGTGTTGATCGTTACCTTCGCATTGCGCCAGAACTTTACCTCAAACGCCTCGTTGTAGGCGGCTTTGAAGCGGTTTTTGAGATCAATCGTAACTTTAGAAACGAAGGCATGGATCAAACCCATAATCCTGAATTTACAATGATCGAGTTTTACTGGGCGTACCATAACTACCATGATTTGATGCGTTTGACCGAAGAGATGTTTGATGTGCTCCTTAAAAAACTCAAACTCCCTCGCAAACTTCCTTACGGTGATTTCGAAATCGACTTTTCAAAACCATTCCGTAAAATCGGTTTTAGAGCAGCGCTTGCAGAAATTGGTGATATTCCCGATCAAATTCTTGATGATTGCACCCAAATTGTAACCTATATTACCAATAAAGGGTTTGCAGTTGAAAAAAACCTAAGCCTTGGTAAACTCTACGAAGAACTTTTTGATCTTTTTGTGGAAGAAAAATTGATTGATCCAACGTTCATCATTGATTACCCGATTGAAATTAGCCCACTCGCACGTCGCAGTGAAATTGATCCAAACATTGCAGAGCGCTTTGAGCTCTTCATTGCAGGGAGAGAGATCGCCAATGGATTTAATGAACTGAATGATCCTTTGGATCAATACGAAAGGTTTGCAAAACAGTTGCAGGCTAAAAATGCTGGTGATGATGAAGCCCATGAGATGGATGAAGATTATGTCTACGCTCTAGGTTATGGATTACCACCAACCGCTGGACAAGGGCTAGGAATTGATCGTTTAACGATGTTACTCACCAATGAGATGTCGATTAAAGATGTCATTTTGTTCCCTGCCATGAAACCACTGGGTGAGAGCGATGACTTAACACAAAAAGATGAGGAATTAAAATGA
- a CDS encoding type IV pilus twitching motility protein PilT: MSSLNIKALLKNVVAYKASDLHLVGRSEPQIRIDGKLVPLDMEHLSGTVIEELCYTLITDKQKKKLEEEKELDFAIMFPDIGRFRANYYYTINGDLAASFRIIPIEIPSLDDLSAPIVFKELIKREKGLILVTGPTGSGKSTTLAALLNEINLFEHRHIITIEDPVEFIHSNKKCLFSHRNVGEDTKSFARALKFSLRQDPDIILVGEMRDQETISTAITAAETGHLVLGTLHTNSAVQTINRIVDSFDGPEQVQVRNMLATSLYAVVSQSLLPKVGGGRVAIHEIMINNAAIANLIRENKIHQIYSQMQLNQQKTGMVTQTQAMMKHLKANLITKEDAIRYSTQPQELLNNMGI, translated from the coding sequence ATGAGTTCACTCAATATTAAAGCATTATTAAAAAATGTGGTCGCCTATAAAGCGTCCGATCTACACCTTGTAGGTCGCAGTGAACCTCAGATTAGAATTGATGGCAAACTTGTTCCCTTAGATATGGAGCACCTCAGTGGTACGGTCATTGAAGAACTCTGTTATACCCTCATTACCGATAAACAAAAAAAGAAACTCGAAGAAGAGAAAGAGCTCGATTTTGCGATTATGTTTCCTGACATTGGTCGCTTTCGTGCAAACTATTATTACACGATCAACGGTGATTTAGCCGCCTCCTTTAGAATTATTCCTATCGAAATTCCTTCTCTTGATGATCTTAGTGCTCCCATTGTTTTTAAAGAGCTGATTAAACGTGAAAAAGGACTTATCTTAGTCACAGGGCCTACAGGAAGTGGTAAATCAACGACATTGGCAGCGCTTTTAAATGAAATTAACCTTTTTGAGCACCGCCATATCATCACCATTGAAGATCCTGTAGAGTTTATTCATAGCAACAAAAAGTGCCTTTTTTCGCACCGAAATGTGGGTGAAGATACCAAAAGTTTTGCAAGGGCGCTCAAATTTTCACTCCGTCAAGATCCTGACATTATCCTTGTCGGTGAGATGCGAGATCAAGAGACGATTAGTACCGCCATTACAGCTGCTGAGACAGGTCACTTGGTTTTAGGAACCTTGCACACCAACTCAGCCGTTCAAACGATCAATAGAATTGTTGACAGCTTTGATGGCCCTGAACAGGTCCAAGTGCGCAATATGTTAGCAACGTCACTGTATGCTGTTGTTTCACAAAGCCTCTTACCAAAAGTCGGTGGAGGAAGGGTTGCCATTCATGAAATCATGATTAACAATGCGGCGATTGCAAACCTTATTCGTGAAAATAAGATTCATCAAATTTACTCACAAATGCAACTCAATCAACAAAAAACGGGCATGGTCACCCAAACCCAAGCGATGATGAAACATCTCAAAGCCAACCTAATTACCAAAGAAGATGCCATTCGTTACTCTACGCAACCGCAAGAGCTCCTAAACAATATGGGCATCTAA
- the gatC gene encoding Asp-tRNA(Asn)/Glu-tRNA(Gln) amidotransferase subunit GatC, which translates to MHIDDTLLQKLEKLSSLKISEEKREGVINQLSEIVAFVENLNELNLETEEATFTTVAGGTPFREDVPSVNPAIIKTILNHAPQSESGFFVVPKIIE; encoded by the coding sequence ATGCACATTGATGACACACTCTTACAAAAACTTGAAAAACTCTCTTCTTTGAAAATAAGTGAGGAGAAACGTGAAGGTGTGATTAACCAACTGAGTGAAATTGTCGCTTTTGTTGAAAACCTGAATGAACTTAACCTGGAAACAGAAGAGGCAACCTTTACAACCGTAGCGGGTGGTACCCCTTTTCGTGAAGATGTTCCTAGTGTCAATCCAGCCATTATTAAAACTATTTTAAATCATGCCCCACAGAGCGAAAGTGGCTTTTTCGTCGTTCCAAAAATCATCGAATAA
- a CDS encoding response regulator, with protein sequence MEKQLKILAVDDDFINLKLISSMLRKNVNVGIIIEATNGLDAINLLKTQGDIDLVLLDIKMPVMDGIEFLTNIQSMNEFKKLPVIVLTTDETRKHEAFEHGAFDFLVKPIREHDLSSKIAKVADLY encoded by the coding sequence ATGGAAAAACAGTTAAAAATCCTAGCGGTTGATGATGATTTCATTAATCTAAAATTGATTAGCTCTATGTTACGCAAAAATGTTAATGTAGGTATTATCATCGAAGCAACCAATGGGCTTGATGCCATTAACCTGTTAAAAACGCAAGGTGATATTGATTTGGTGCTTCTTGATATTAAGATGCCTGTTATGGATGGCATTGAGTTTCTTACCAATATCCAATCCATGAATGAGTTCAAAAAGCTTCCTGTCATTGTTTTAACAACCGATGAGACACGCAAACATGAAGCCTTTGAACATGGGGCATTTGATTTTTTAGTCAAGCCTATTCGTGAGCATGACTTAAGCAGTAAAATCGCTAAGGTTGCTGATCTTTATTGA
- a CDS encoding GGDEF domain-containing protein, protein MNNGNHIAEMVFQLADETFAKLKDLNIPPYPKYYHDTFVETMQANGDAEILDLSKKHSYLFSNAQHEELLSENCFGLMKKGLEEFVKSNDNLRVISDETAINIDNIKRDYESVDTRQILQAFDHFQDKIFQELQSADETIAKLKLEVERLERESNIDPLTKAHNRRVLVKDLEEVLSFGKEKDMDMHLIMFDADDFKQINDSFGHIAGDKTLIFLSKLIQNSLRRGTRIYRYGGEEFVVILNRTSFEEATKIVDRIIKETSDSKLLYKNHDIHLTLSAGICSHKHAMSADDLLDKADKALYEAKRSGKNCFRSAH, encoded by the coding sequence ATGAACAATGGTAATCATATCGCAGAGATGGTTTTTCAGCTAGCCGATGAAACATTTGCAAAGCTCAAAGATTTAAACATTCCTCCCTATCCCAAATATTATCACGATACCTTTGTCGAGACGATGCAAGCAAACGGCGATGCCGAAATTTTAGACCTTTCAAAAAAACACAGTTATCTTTTTTCCAATGCACAACACGAAGAACTCTTAAGTGAAAACTGCTTTGGATTAATGAAAAAAGGACTTGAAGAGTTTGTCAAATCCAACGACAATCTCAGAGTCATCTCTGATGAGACCGCTATCAATATTGATAACATCAAACGAGACTATGAAAGTGTGGATACACGCCAAATCCTTCAAGCGTTTGACCATTTTCAAGATAAAATTTTCCAAGAGCTTCAATCGGCCGATGAGACCATTGCAAAGCTTAAATTGGAAGTCGAACGACTGGAGCGTGAATCCAACATCGATCCTCTGACCAAAGCACATAACCGCAGAGTCTTGGTAAAAGACTTAGAAGAGGTGCTCAGTTTTGGAAAAGAGAAAGATATGGATATGCACCTTATTATGTTCGATGCTGATGATTTTAAACAGATCAACGACTCTTTTGGGCATATTGCAGGGGATAAAACACTGATCTTTTTATCCAAGCTTATTCAAAACTCGCTTCGTCGTGGTACACGTATCTACCGCTATGGTGGCGAAGAGTTTGTGGTGATTCTCAACCGTACCTCTTTTGAAGAGGCGACCAAAATTGTTGATCGTATTATTAAAGAGACGAGTGATAGTAAGTTACTCTATAAAAACCACGACATTCATTTGACACTCAGTGCGGGTATCTGCTCCCATAAGCACGCCATGAGCGCAGATGATCTGTTGGATAAAGCAGACAAAGCACTGTATGAAGCCAAACGAAGTGGTAAAAATTGTTTTAGGAGCGCACATTAA
- the hisG gene encoding ATP phosphoribosyltransferase: MLTVALPKGRIAEETLEIFEKIFGTAFRFDDRKLILEADGFRFLLVRNQDVPAYVLHQSADIGVVGLDVLEEKDEDLLRLLDLGIGKCKVCVGIQEGKEIDYSAPELKVATKMTNIAQKYFSKKAMPVNIIKLYGSIELAPLVGLSDVIVDIVETGSTMKQNGLKVVETILDSSAYLIANKNSFIEKKEEITSLYHHINEVIHQGC; encoded by the coding sequence ATGTTAACAGTGGCATTGCCAAAAGGTAGAATTGCAGAAGAGACGTTGGAAATTTTTGAAAAAATTTTTGGAACCGCGTTTCGTTTTGATGATCGTAAATTAATCTTAGAAGCCGATGGTTTCCGTTTTTTATTGGTGCGAAATCAAGATGTGCCTGCGTATGTTTTACACCAATCGGCGGACATTGGTGTGGTGGGCTTGGATGTTTTGGAAGAGAAAGATGAAGATCTTCTGCGATTGCTTGATCTTGGCATTGGCAAATGCAAAGTCTGTGTGGGCATTCAAGAGGGCAAAGAGATCGATTACAGCGCTCCTGAGCTTAAAGTCGCTACCAAAATGACCAATATTGCTCAAAAATATTTTTCAAAAAAAGCGATGCCTGTGAATATTATTAAACTCTATGGTTCGATCGAATTAGCACCACTTGTGGGACTTTCGGATGTGATTGTGGATATTGTTGAAACGGGAAGCACCATGAAGCAAAATGGGCTTAAAGTGGTTGAGACCATTTTGGATTCATCGGCGTATTTGATTGCAAATAAAAACAGCTTTATTGAGAAAAAAGAGGAAATTACGTCGTTGTATCACCATATCAATGAGGTGATTCACCAAGGTTGCTGA
- a CDS encoding CvpA family protein: MANFSMFDIISLSLVLILGIKGIINGFVKEVFGLLGIIGGIYFASRYAPVAGQMINDHLFVFGNQASLYLFGFIAVLIVVWITCIFLGYLIAQALSLSGLSMIDKLAGFAVGSMKIFLVFSVLAITLSNIEFVKSKMEPYVAHSIMFPLFLEMGNYIVKLDTDTMFESLQPKVNNSTNP; the protein is encoded by the coding sequence ATGGCGAATTTTTCCATGTTTGACATTATCTCATTATCTTTAGTGCTTATTTTGGGTATTAAAGGTATTATTAATGGCTTTGTCAAAGAAGTTTTTGGTCTTTTAGGCATTATTGGTGGTATCTATTTTGCCTCACGTTATGCACCGGTTGCTGGTCAAATGATCAATGATCATCTTTTTGTTTTTGGAAACCAAGCCTCTTTGTATCTTTTTGGTTTTATTGCGGTTTTAATTGTTGTCTGGATTACCTGTATCTTTTTAGGCTACCTCATCGCCCAAGCGCTGAGCCTTAGTGGTCTCAGCATGATCGATAAATTAGCAGGTTTTGCGGTGGGGAGTATGAAAATCTTTTTGGTTTTCTCCGTACTTGCCATTACCCTGAGTAACATTGAATTTGTCAAATCCAAGATGGAGCCTTATGTTGCTCACAGTATCATGTTTCCTCTCTTTTTAGAGATGGGAAATTATATTGTAAAACTAGATACCGATACGATGTTTGAGAGCCTTCAGCCTAAAGTGAATAATTCAACAAATCCTTAA
- a CDS encoding type III pantothenate kinase: MILCDIGNSNADFYQDGKVWSMSHKQFKEFSTQENVYYICVNDALKSWLQGRNHFIDLEPYFEFDTIYQGMGIDRIAACCTIEDGMIVDAGSAITVDIMSGGMHLGGFILPGLGAYEKCYASISPRLNLPVNPSIALDALPQKTNDAISYGVVKSIIMLLEVTCKDKRIFFLGGDGKFFSKFFSNAIFDRTLIFRGMLKTIKEAHLE; encoded by the coding sequence ATGATTTTATGTGATATTGGAAATTCCAATGCTGATTTTTACCAAGATGGTAAAGTGTGGAGCATGTCTCACAAACAATTTAAAGAGTTTTCGACCCAAGAGAATGTCTATTATATTTGTGTGAACGATGCCCTTAAGAGTTGGTTGCAAGGAAGAAATCATTTTATTGATCTGGAGCCTTATTTTGAGTTTGACACGATTTACCAAGGGATGGGGATTGATCGTATTGCGGCATGTTGTACGATTGAAGATGGGATGATTGTCGATGCGGGCAGTGCTATAACGGTCGACATTATGTCAGGAGGGATGCACTTGGGCGGTTTTATTCTTCCGGGTCTTGGAGCGTATGAGAAGTGTTATGCTTCAATTTCACCACGTCTTAACTTACCCGTCAATCCAAGCATCGCTCTGGATGCTTTACCTCAAAAAACAAACGATGCGATCTCGTATGGCGTGGTTAAGTCGATTATTATGCTTTTAGAAGTTACATGTAAAGATAAACGCATCTTCTTTTTAGGAGGCGACGGCAAATTTTTCTCTAAATTTTTTAGCAATGCGATTTTTGATCGAACGCTTATTTTTAGAGGCATGCTCAAAACCATTAAAGAAGCACATTTAGAATAG
- a CDS encoding outer membrane protein assembly factor BamB family protein yields the protein MRYAKIVFSLLALLLVVSGCGTKRQYFEPEALAGKVSYDGSLPGSIVDAVRDGATLSNGQVITKKGLSNVILSEGFVYLGEDQGRYVAASKCGALQIVDASKKVLFTKECSVSVASASLKANILALILGSNELILIDINDGKEMMHLKQDNVYVLDSRIAAPYFLGDLIVFPTLDGKLVIVDAQSKKPIRDVVVSNEKFFGNIIYLQVLGDRLVAATKSKVVSISPKSISFLEKEVKDVIVLENRIFVFTKDGRVILADADLRVIKERKFPFATFAGTIYGDFIYMIEKGGYVIATDLDLVSTNVYKLPDEIESHIFTTGDALYYKDHFFKLNRKK from the coding sequence ATGAGATACGCAAAAATTGTTTTTTCACTTTTGGCTTTACTATTGGTTGTCAGCGGCTGTGGCACAAAACGTCAATATTTTGAACCAGAGGCACTCGCGGGCAAAGTAAGTTATGATGGCTCTTTGCCAGGTTCCATTGTCGACGCAGTACGCGATGGTGCGACACTCTCAAATGGTCAAGTCATTACCAAAAAAGGGCTTTCCAATGTTATTCTATCTGAAGGTTTTGTCTACCTTGGTGAAGATCAAGGACGCTATGTTGCTGCATCTAAATGCGGTGCTTTGCAAATTGTGGATGCATCTAAAAAAGTGCTTTTCACCAAAGAGTGTAGCGTCTCTGTCGCTTCTGCTTCGTTAAAAGCAAATATCCTAGCGCTTATTTTAGGTTCCAACGAACTTATTTTGATTGACATTAACGATGGCAAAGAGATGATGCATCTTAAACAAGACAACGTTTATGTGCTTGATTCTCGTATCGCGGCACCTTACTTCTTGGGCGACTTAATCGTTTTCCCCACTTTGGATGGCAAGCTTGTGATCGTGGATGCGCAAAGCAAAAAACCGATCCGTGATGTTGTGGTCAGCAATGAAAAATTCTTTGGCAACATCATCTATCTTCAAGTTTTAGGCGATCGTTTGGTGGCTGCAACGAAGAGCAAGGTGGTTTCCATTAGTCCTAAATCCATCAGTTTTCTTGAAAAAGAGGTCAAAGATGTGATCGTACTTGAAAATCGTATTTTTGTCTTCACCAAAGACGGGCGTGTCATTTTAGCCGATGCAGATCTTAGAGTCATTAAAGAGCGTAAATTCCCATTTGCAACGTTTGCTGGAACTATTTATGGTGACTTTATCTATATGATCGAAAAAGGTGGTTATGTGATTGCGACCGATTTAGATCTAGTCTCTACTAATGTGTATAAACTTCCCGATGAAATTGAGAGCCACATCTTTACAACAGGTGATGCGCTTTACTATAAAGATCATTTCTTCAAACTCAATCGTAAAAAATAG